One window of Chryseobacterium indologenes genomic DNA carries:
- a CDS encoding UDP-glucose dehydrogenase family protein: protein MNITIVGTGYVGLVTGTTLAELGNSVYCVDIDEKKVEGLKNGIVPIYEPNLEEMFLRNIQSERLFFTTDLKEALDKSEVIYLALPTPPGEDGSADLSYVLQVANNIGEMMTEYKVVVNKSTVPVGTADRVRETISSKTNLPFDVVSNPEFLREGFAVEDSMNPSRVVVGASSERAKDIMSKIYQPFTNTGIPIIFMDEKSSELTKYAANSFLAVKITFMNEIANYCEKVGADVDKVRLGMGSDDRIGHRFLFPGIGYGGSCFPKDVKALIKSGKQEDFNFQILEATENVNTAQKVILVSEIEKYFGGNIKGKKIAMWGLAFKANTDDIREASSLDNIALLLEKGAEIIAYDAVAESNVQKLLGSKIQYAKGMYDALEDVDALFIATEWPEFKNPNFELMAKKMKNKVIFDGRNMYPLEIPEQNGFHYKSIGRKTISK from the coding sequence TTGAACATAACGATTGTAGGAACAGGTTATGTAGGATTAGTTACAGGAACTACTCTGGCAGAACTTGGTAATTCAGTATACTGTGTTGATATTGATGAAAAAAAAGTAGAAGGTTTGAAAAACGGCATTGTTCCCATCTATGAGCCGAATCTTGAAGAAATGTTTTTAAGAAACATCCAGTCTGAAAGATTATTTTTCACTACTGATCTTAAAGAAGCCTTAGATAAAAGTGAAGTTATATATCTGGCATTACCAACTCCCCCGGGAGAAGACGGCTCTGCAGACTTATCTTATGTACTTCAGGTAGCCAACAATATTGGCGAAATGATGACGGAATATAAAGTCGTTGTCAATAAAAGTACTGTTCCTGTGGGAACTGCAGACAGGGTAAGAGAAACCATCTCTTCCAAAACAAATCTCCCTTTTGATGTAGTTTCAAATCCTGAATTTTTAAGAGAAGGCTTTGCCGTTGAAGACTCTATGAATCCCTCAAGAGTAGTTGTAGGCGCCAGCTCAGAAAGAGCAAAAGACATCATGTCTAAAATTTACCAGCCTTTTACCAATACTGGAATTCCGATCATCTTTATGGATGAAAAATCATCGGAGCTTACAAAATATGCAGCGAACTCATTTTTAGCGGTAAAGATCACTTTTATGAACGAAATTGCAAACTACTGCGAAAAAGTAGGTGCAGATGTTGATAAAGTAAGACTGGGAATGGGTAGTGATGACAGAATCGGGCATAGATTCTTATTCCCGGGAATCGGATATGGAGGAAGCTGTTTTCCAAAAGATGTAAAAGCTCTTATAAAATCAGGCAAGCAGGAAGATTTTAACTTTCAGATTCTTGAAGCTACTGAAAATGTAAATACCGCTCAAAAAGTAATTTTAGTCTCTGAAATCGAGAAGTATTTCGGCGGCAATATAAAAGGAAAGAAAATTGCCATGTGGGGACTTGCCTTTAAAGCCAATACAGATGATATCAGAGAAGCTTCATCTTTAGATAATATTGCTCTTTTATTAGAAAAAGGAGCAGAAATCATAGCATATGACGCTGTTGCCGAAAGCAATGTTCAGAAACTCCTTGGCAGCAAAATACAATATGCCAAAGGAATGTATGATGCACTGGAAGATGTTGATGCATTATTTATTGCTACAGAATGGCCGGAGTTTAAAAATCCAAATTTTGAGCTTATGGCTAAAAAAATGAAAAACAAAGTCATTTTTGACGGCAGAAATATGTATCCGCTGGAAATCCCTGAACAAAACGGATTTCATTATAAAAGTATAGGAAGAAAGACCATCTCAAAATAA